The Oryzihumus leptocrescens sequence CACAGGGCGGCTCCCCCGCGAGGGGGAGCCGCCCTCTGCGTTGCCAGGCGCCACGTCGCGGGGACCCGCCATGCCCGTCGCGGGGCCTGCCGGCTCAGCCGCTGAACATCGCGGTGTTCTGCTGCTCGGCCTGGTTGTAGGAGCTGCCCGCCTGGGCCAGCGCCTGGCTGATGTGGTCGAGCGACTCGCGCACCCGCAGCTGGGTGGCCCGCCACTCGGTGACCACGCCCTGGAACCGCTGCGAGGCCGACCCCTGCCAGGCGTCCTGCAGGCCGGTGAGCCGGCTCATCATCGCCGTGACCTGCGCGTCGACCTCGCCGGAGATCCGCTTGATGTCGCTCGAGGCGGCCGCGATCCGCTCGGTGTCCACGCTGAACTGACTGCTCATGGTTGCCATCCCCCTGTCCACCCGGGG is a genomic window containing:
- a CDS encoding WXG100 family type VII secretion target, which produces MSSQFSVDTERIAAASSDIKRISGEVDAQVTAMMSRLTGLQDAWQGSASQRFQGVVTEWRATQLRVRESLDHISQALAQAGSSYNQAEQQNTAMFSG